From the genome of Scytonema hofmannii PCC 7110, one region includes:
- a CDS encoding NACHT domain-containing protein — MDLNETQFSKADPLLQEALIQASDDEVIRSIFVLETGDIRTEPILSPSQFPSRQAYREALIAQRKTQMAETLGGTMKEIRSLSLKTAGDTISPILIVEGSARQTILALELPGVRSATLEQLVGSPETLPAEQVDAISSFYFYIFSKYLDELRGSLDKKNQELSKTTLLLTKQKDRKRKLEEQIKNKQREKESDKEILKKLEDNLEELNQEIAQITREVNQLTQDIATLPQQIDRSLQDKNRASQSRNLVNQTIEQYILSYHKRYGKIKILGMQNSVNLESLFTRVRFLDQPGLWRLESAENMQETFRQSMRMGFEINNDIRKLDGLTVAKQEPHLMVLGAPGAGKSTFLRKLGLEAFKGKKGIFEAEYLPILIELKRLTSSKDNLVQIIKEELKSSHIPLSDEFVTKALELGKLLILLDGLDEMPAENLNQSIQQFQAFVNQYPHNHVIISCRVAAYRQVFQQFKNVEVADFDEIQIQQFIRNWFCSEGDRQAKTAERCWVLLNQSSHKSTKELARTPLLLAFICLVYNDAQDLPTNRSSLYKEALDILLKKWWSEKRVSHEPVYRHLGVDLEEEMLAEFAYQSFKADRLFFSKQQLIQDIQGFLIRNENAPKDLDAVSILEAIAIQQGILVERARDVYSFSHLTLQEYLTAQYTRDHNQIGTLVTEHLFDERWREVFLLLAGLIRARADELLVLMEKEVKSRVKRSSKLSALLRWADRMTDSSEGSYVPVAERSVAIFIALAFSRAYNFLNQNTANSDIDMQISSDFDRMIVLDESLALRRNPLSFWPLNIINNVTPGLRVPSSFEINFSRAITLSQDFISLLDPSLAIYLDLNLDNTRKKANGLNLDISHTLNFSIDPILARTKPLDLVQDLEKSKIFKDVNFAKLSESLRELLQNYSGSKQTYENWRKFRSRLLQVWCQTLQLSPNLVHLSKKEVKELENYLYANLLIVLCKQAAVKVSKSTWKLIESGMLRANER, encoded by the coding sequence ATGGATCTCAATGAAACGCAATTTTCCAAGGCTGATCCACTATTACAAGAAGCGCTTATCCAAGCAAGTGATGATGAAGTCATTCGGTCAATTTTTGTTTTGGAGACAGGAGATATTAGGACTGAACCGATTTTGTCTCCTAGTCAATTTCCTTCACGTCAAGCTTATCGGGAAGCACTGATTGCACAGCGAAAGACTCAGATGGCAGAGACATTGGGTGGAACAATGAAAGAGATCCGTTCCCTATCTCTCAAAACAGCAGGAGATACGATTAGTCCGATCCTAATAGTAGAAGGTTCAGCTCGTCAAACAATATTAGCTCTGGAACTGCCAGGTGTCCGTAGTGCTACTTTGGAGCAATTAGTTGGTTCACCTGAAACTCTTCCTGCTGAACAAGTTGATGCTATTTCCAGCTTCTATTTCTACATCTTTAGTAAGTACTTAGATGAACTTAGGGGAAGTTTAGATAAAAAAAATCAAGAACTGAGTAAAACAACCTTACTACTCACAAAACAGAAAGACAGGAAAAGAAAGTTAGAAGAGCAAATTAAAAATAAGCAACGAGAAAAAGAGTCAGACAAGGAAATTCTAAAGAAACTAGAGGATAACTTAGAAGAGTTAAATCAGGAGATAGCCCAAATTACTAGAGAAGTTAATCAGCTTACTCAAGACATAGCTACATTACCCCAGCAAATAGACCGATCTCTCCAAGATAAAAATCGAGCTTCTCAATCCAGGAATTTAGTCAATCAAACTATAGAGCAATATATTCTCAGCTACCATAAACGTTATGGCAAAATCAAAATTTTAGGAATGCAAAACTCAGTGAATTTAGAGAGTCTTTTTACAAGGGTAAGATTTTTGGATCAACCTGGCTTATGGCGGTTAGAATCTGCTGAAAATATGCAAGAGACATTTCGTCAAAGTATGAGAATGGGTTTTGAAATTAATAATGATATTAGAAAATTAGATGGACTCACAGTTGCCAAGCAGGAACCTCATCTCATGGTACTAGGAGCGCCAGGAGCCGGAAAATCAACATTCTTACGAAAACTTGGCTTAGAAGCATTCAAAGGAAAAAAAGGGATTTTTGAAGCAGAATATTTGCCAATTTTAATTGAACTCAAACGTTTAACCAGTTCCAAGGACAATCTTGTGCAAATTATTAAAGAGGAATTGAAGTCCTCTCATATTCCTTTGAGTGATGAGTTTGTAACCAAAGCTCTGGAATTAGGAAAATTACTGATTTTGCTGGATGGACTCGACGAAATGCCTGCTGAAAATCTGAATCAATCTATTCAGCAATTTCAAGCATTTGTAAATCAATATCCTCACAATCATGTCATTATATCTTGCCGTGTAGCAGCCTACCGTCAAGTATTTCAGCAGTTCAAAAATGTTGAAGTCGCTGATTTTGATGAAATACAAATTCAACAGTTTATTCGGAATTGGTTCTGTTCAGAAGGTGATCGGCAAGCAAAAACTGCTGAAAGATGTTGGGTTTTGCTAAACCAATCTAGCCATAAATCGACAAAGGAGCTTGCACGTACTCCTCTGCTCTTAGCATTTATTTGCCTAGTTTATAATGATGCTCAGGATCTCCCTACAAATAGGTCAAGTCTTTACAAGGAGGCGCTCGATATTTTGCTAAAGAAATGGTGGTCAGAGAAGCGAGTCAGTCATGAACCTGTGTATCGACATTTGGGAGTTGATCTGGAAGAGGAAATGTTGGCAGAGTTCGCTTATCAGAGTTTTAAAGCAGATCGGCTGTTTTTCTCAAAACAACAATTAATTCAAGATATCCAAGGTTTTCTCATCCGAAATGAGAACGCACCAAAAGACCTAGATGCCGTATCCATACTAGAAGCAATAGCAATTCAACAAGGAATTCTGGTTGAACGAGCGCGAGACGTTTATTCTTTTTCCCATTTAACCCTTCAGGAATATCTAACAGCCCAATATACTCGCGATCACAATCAGATTGGAACATTAGTTACTGAACACTTATTTGATGAGCGTTGGCGAGAAGTATTCTTGCTTTTAGCAGGTCTTATAAGGGCAAGGGCGGATGAACTGCTGGTGTTGATGGAGAAAGAGGTGAAGTCGCGAGTTAAGAGATCTAGTAAGCTATCTGCTCTTCTGCGTTGGGCTGATCGGATGACTGATTCTTCAGAAGGTTCCTATGTGCCAGTTGCTGAAAGATCCGTCGCTATATTTATTGCGCTTGCATTTTCTCGTGCATACAACTTTCTCAATCAGAATACTGCTAATAGCGATATTGATATGCAAATAAGTAGCGATTTTGATCGAATGATAGTTTTAGATGAATCTCTTGCTCTTCGCAGAAATCCTCTTTCCTTCTGGCCTTTAAACATTATTAATAATGTGACACCAGGTCTTAGAGTTCCTTCATCTTTTGAAATCAATTTCAGTCGTGCGATCACCCTTTCTCAAGATTTTATCAGTTTGCTTGACCCTAGCCTTGCGATTTATCTAGATCTAAATCTCGATAATACTCGAAAAAAAGCTAATGGTCTGAATCTTGATATATCTCATACTTTGAATTTTTCAATAGATCCTATACTTGCTCGTACTAAACCTCTAGATCTTGTACAGGATTTGGAAAAATCGAAAATTTTTAAGGATGTAAACTTTGCAAAGTTATCAGAAAGTTTACGAGAACTGCTCCAGAATTATTCAGGTAGTAAGCAAACGTATGAGAATTGGCGAAAGTTTCGCTCTCGTTTGCTTCAGGTTTGGTGTCAAACTTTGCAACTCAGTCCCAATCTAGTCCATTTATCTAAGAAAGAGGTGAAGGAACTAGAAAACTATCTTTATGCCAATCTGCTAATTGTATTATGTAAACAGGCAGCAGTAAAAGTATCTAAATCAACTTGGAAATTGATCGAGTCCGGAATGTTACGAGCTAACGAAAGATAG
- a CDS encoding YciI family protein — MPWFVKIEEGKVDKPIFDQYVPDHKAYVQDLIAKGHKAKTGYWAQRGGGMMIFEAASMDEAQAIVARDPLIENGCVSYKVYEWKIVME; from the coding sequence ATGCCTTGGTTTGTGAAGATAGAAGAAGGTAAGGTAGATAAGCCTATTTTTGACCAATATGTACCAGATCATAAAGCTTACGTACAAGATCTGATTGCCAAAGGACACAAGGCAAAGACGGGTTACTGGGCACAGCGTGGAGGTGGTATGATGATCTTTGAGGCAGCATCAATGGATGAAGCACAGGCAATTGTAGCAAGAGACCCATTGATAGAAAACGGTTGTGTGAGCTACAAAGTCTACGAGTGGAAAATTGTTATGGAATAA
- a CDS encoding trypco2 family protein, producing MSEQDKGSIELAELIQQVKEDLLSVAPGNDKPGTACVKGDRDAPFLFVESVELELQVTIKRTGKAGAKGSVKINVLGVGGEIGGEVGGDKLGTACASR from the coding sequence ATGTCTGAACAAGATAAAGGCTCCATTGAACTGGCTGAATTGATTCAACAGGTTAAAGAAGACCTTCTTTCAGTTGCACCAGGAAACGATAAGCCGGGTACGGCTTGCGTCAAGGGCGATCGCGATGCTCCTTTCCTGTTTGTGGAGTCTGTGGAACTGGAGTTACAGGTGACTATCAAGCGGACTGGTAAAGCAGGTGCTAAGGGAAGCGTCAAAATTAACGTGCTGGGGGTTGGGGGTGAAATTGGTGGTGAGGTAGGAGGCGATAAGCTGGGTACAGCTTGCGCTTCGCGATAA
- a CDS encoding effector-associated domain EAD1-containing protein yields MSKVNLLELRFYPIEGNQQRFKVSVEGFSGEVHHEPVLPFLRSPTPPVKSSENKLPPTMTLTLDNEQRRKLRDALISAFPSEAELERMLDDKLGIPLNTIADGKNYTELIFNLIKWFNSQGQSQDLVQAAYAANSGNPELKEFIREINYQIPNEPKDTLEQQIDTLQGRLLVLSSNQSWSRVQAIKLKELNKRLEILGSDFEAVSNQLNYTENAQTRNNLQRQLDAIEQDMKKVEEQINELEHGRK; encoded by the coding sequence ATGAGTAAAGTTAACTTGCTGGAACTGCGATTTTATCCGATTGAAGGAAACCAACAGCGCTTTAAAGTGAGTGTGGAAGGTTTTTCTGGGGAAGTCCATCACGAACCAGTTCTACCTTTTTTGCGATCGCCTACACCTCCAGTGAAATCATCTGAAAATAAATTACCACCGACTATGACTTTGACATTAGACAATGAGCAACGAAGAAAACTGAGAGATGCTTTAATCAGTGCGTTTCCAAGTGAAGCTGAATTAGAGAGAATGCTAGACGATAAGTTAGGAATTCCTTTAAATACTATTGCAGATGGTAAAAATTATACAGAGCTTATATTCAATCTTATAAAATGGTTTAATAGCCAGGGGCAATCGCAAGACCTTGTGCAAGCTGCATATGCTGCTAATTCAGGTAATCCTGAGTTAAAAGAATTTATTCGAGAAATCAATTATCAGATACCTAATGAACCAAAGGACACGTTGGAACAGCAGATCGATACGCTTCAAGGTCGGTTACTTGTTTTATCTTCCAATCAATCTTGGAGTCGGGTGCAAGCAATTAAACTTAAAGAATTGAACAAACGATTGGAAATTCTGGGAAGTGACTTTGAAGCAGTATCTAACCAGTTGAATTACACCGAAAACGCTCAAACTCGCAATAACTTGCAACGACAGCTTGATGCGATCGAGCAGGATATGAAAAAAGTTGAAGAACAGATTAACGAATTGGAACATGGTAGAAAGTAG
- a CDS encoding helix-turn-helix domain-containing protein, which translates to MPKLTLRRLTISDSDRYELEQLINRHNTPQQIVLRAKIIKMASDGQNNREIARDLDINRHTVSLWRNRWLETDGKELLTIQRLQDSERAGAPVKFSMEQVVELLAKSLFTTIRLRTTNKSLDTKRTSG; encoded by the coding sequence GTGCCAAAATTAACTTTAAGAAGATTAACGATAAGCGATAGCGATCGCTATGAACTTGAACAATTAATCAACCGACACAACACGCCACAACAAATAGTATTGAGAGCAAAAATAATCAAGATGGCATCTGACGGTCAAAATAATCGGGAAATCGCCAGAGATTTGGATATTAACAGGCATACAGTTAGTTTATGGCGAAACCGATGGTTGGAGACCGACGGAAAAGAATTATTGACTATTCAAAGATTACAGGATTCTGAGCGTGCTGGCGCACCAGTAAAATTTAGTATGGAACAAGTAGTTGAATTATTAGCGAAAAGCTTGTTCACCACCATCCGATTACGGACGACCAATAAGTCATTGGACACCAAGAGAACTAGCGGATGA
- a CDS encoding AAA family ATPase — translation MNDWKIFKGDGTQNNDWKLPEPPSWRNFSNNTDEGTAKKQRRGETYQARPEEIELVNAALYLRRPLLVTGKPGTGKTSLAYAVAYELNLGEVLHWSITTRTTLKDGLYRYDAIGRLQDAKGASEDNLKEIGKYIDLGPLGTALLPSEKPRILLIDEIDKSDIDLPNDLLHIFEEGEFEIPELRRIAGKLNEVEVQTAYTSTADTSKAETTVKIREGRVRCTTFPFVILTSNGERDFPPPFLRRCLRLNIKEPEQKELERIVSVHLKLDNKLPEQANSLIARFLDKRKKGELATDQLLNAVYLVTKGNFPIGNNKDDLIEQVLKYLDSSEEL, via the coding sequence ATGAATGACTGGAAAATCTTTAAGGGGGATGGAACGCAAAATAATGATTGGAAACTTCCAGAGCCGCCTAGTTGGAGAAATTTCAGTAACAATACTGACGAGGGGACTGCTAAAAAGCAAAGACGAGGTGAAACATACCAAGCCCGTCCTGAAGAAATAGAGTTAGTCAATGCAGCTTTATATTTACGGCGACCTTTATTAGTAACTGGTAAGCCAGGAACAGGTAAAACATCTCTGGCTTACGCCGTTGCTTATGAATTGAATTTGGGAGAAGTATTACACTGGTCAATTACAACTCGCACTACACTAAAGGATGGGCTTTATCGTTATGATGCGATCGGGCGGTTGCAGGATGCAAAAGGTGCAAGTGAAGATAATCTGAAAGAAATTGGCAAGTATATTGACTTAGGACCATTAGGAACGGCTTTACTTCCTTCAGAAAAACCAAGAATATTGTTAATCGACGAAATTGATAAAAGTGATATTGATTTGCCTAACGATCTACTGCACATCTTTGAGGAAGGAGAGTTTGAAATTCCAGAACTCAGGCGGATTGCTGGTAAATTAAATGAAGTGGAAGTGCAAACGGCATATACTAGTACAGCAGACACTAGTAAAGCAGAAACAACAGTAAAAATTCGCGAGGGACGTGTTCGTTGTACAACTTTTCCATTTGTGATTCTTACAAGTAATGGGGAAAGAGATTTTCCACCGCCCTTTTTGCGGCGCTGTCTGAGACTAAATATCAAAGAGCCTGAGCAGAAAGAGTTAGAGCGTATTGTAAGCGTACATCTAAAGTTAGACAACAAGTTACCCGAACAAGCAAATAGTTTGATTGCTAGGTTCCTGGATAAACGGAAAAAAGGAGAGTTAGCAACCGATCAATTGCTCAATGCAGTTTACCTAGTAACAAAAGGAAATTTTCCAATAGGCAACAATAAAGATGACTTAATTGAGCAGGTATTGAAGTATTTGGATAGTTCAGAGGAGTTATGA
- the queF gene encoding preQ(1) synthase produces MEMKYGERNIAEGQLITFPNPRVGRRYNIDITLPEFTCKCPFSGYPDFATIYITYIPDERVVELKALKLYINNYRDRYISHEETANQILDDFVAACDPLEVVVKADFAPRGNVHMIVEVRHQKHT; encoded by the coding sequence ATGGAAATGAAGTATGGTGAGCGTAATATTGCGGAGGGACAACTTATTACGTTTCCTAATCCTCGTGTCGGAAGGCGATATAACATTGATATAACTTTGCCTGAATTTACTTGTAAGTGTCCCTTTTCTGGCTATCCTGACTTTGCCACAATTTACATTACCTACATCCCAGATGAACGAGTAGTGGAATTGAAGGCACTGAAACTATATATTAATAATTATCGCGATCGCTACATTTCCCATGAAGAAACAGCCAATCAAATCTTGGATGATTTTGTTGCGGCTTGCGATCCTTTAGAAGTAGTTGTTAAAGCAGATTTTGCACCTCGCGGTAATGTACACATGATAGTTGAGGTACGGCATCAGAAGCATACGTAA
- a CDS encoding lysozyme inhibitor LprI family protein, with product MSVRNIHQRLNTTFLSVAIAPFSIAAISTPSPAQEIVAQKVNCNNANTTPELKYCSQLSYEAADKRLNEVYKRVTSNLINDQKQILVSAQQAWIKFRDNNCNFETYGSRGGTGYEVFRNGCLERLTKQRTKDLQDFLSR from the coding sequence ATGTCTGTAAGAAATATTCATCAGAGACTGAATACCACTTTCTTAAGTGTAGCGATCGCTCCCTTTTCTATTGCAGCAATTTCCACACCAAGTCCAGCACAAGAGATTGTTGCTCAAAAAGTTAATTGTAACAACGCTAACACGACACCAGAACTGAAATATTGTTCTCAACTGTCTTATGAAGCAGCAGATAAACGCTTAAATGAAGTGTATAAAAGAGTGACATCTAATCTAATCAACGACCAGAAACAAATACTTGTTTCCGCACAGCAAGCTTGGATTAAATTCCGCGATAACAACTGTAATTTTGAAACCTACGGTTCTCGTGGTGGGACGGGGTATGAAGTTTTCCGCAACGGATGTCTTGAGAGATTGACAAAACAACGCACAAAGGATTTGCAAGATTTTCTCTCTCGGTAA
- a CDS encoding formylglycine-generating enzyme family protein produces MIGSLIARLEKAGLELNAEEIADILWLANQMEQVTQKSSETKQALEGSSQPPTQIKSTSANTAQTSPPLPTPSIKEPTVPAYASDTLPESSSSDKSSPTLEGLPFKAPAVAALQNSLALGRSIRPLMRKVPSRTELVLDEEGTARQIAEYQVWSPVLQPARERWLELVLVVEETRTTVVWAQTIAEFQKLMEQHGAFRNVYTWSLQTKTDGTPQLFPKQQKIRKKQRSRSPKELLDATGRRLILLISDCISPLWWKGEIHKLLKLWGDRVPVAVLQLLPEQLWERTVLGLGTSVQLSALTPGVLNSQLIVSGLPIWQEEKPTVALQFPVVTLEPELLTEWARVVAGVGNIQTLGVLFEPNWTEFIPESPSPNSKQTSDPELLVKRFHATASPLARQLAGLMAAAPVSLPVIHLIQKELLPKSRQIHLAEVFMSGLLQLVQEHSQTQADRWQYKFVDGVRESLLGSVRITKIDEVLEVVSQYIASKTGLQIKSFAALLVPNPEWDTHTQEEIIPFAQVTKQVLRQLGEDYAALVEQLEQKSQVIPKFTEISDNLPKLLTFEFEVATISIEDETDNSLGINLQPFEFEVATIELKKTGLFRRKTELIVKRSRKQAWGFIEDLGDGVQLEMVAIPEGNFLMGSPKDELERRSSEGPQHKVTIKPFFLGKYPVTQAQWKAVVSLPQVNRELKPDPSYFKGDNRPVEKVSWYDCVEFCDRLSRYTNKTYRLPSEAEWEYACRAGTTTPFHFGETITSDLANYNANSTYGSGVKGVYREENKPVGSTPVGSFNVANAFGIYDMHGQVWEWCEDHWHENYHGAPTNAEAWINRLEDNENHLRILRGGSWYISPELCRSACRSSVNPKNNTDHISFRVVCVVLPITHSRH; encoded by the coding sequence ATGATTGGATCGTTAATTGCTCGTTTAGAAAAGGCTGGGCTAGAGCTAAATGCGGAAGAAATTGCCGATATCCTTTGGCTGGCAAATCAGATGGAACAAGTTACCCAAAAGTCAAGTGAAACTAAGCAAGCATTGGAAGGATCTAGTCAACCTCCTACACAGATAAAATCTACTTCAGCAAATACTGCACAAACTTCTCCTCCATTACCTACCCCTTCTATAAAAGAGCCTACTGTTCCTGCTTACGCGTCTGATACCCTTCCTGAATCTAGTTCTTCTGACAAATCATCACCCACACTAGAAGGACTTCCCTTTAAAGCTCCTGCTGTAGCCGCTTTACAAAATTCATTGGCTTTAGGGCGATCAATTCGTCCCCTCATGCGAAAAGTGCCATCCCGAACAGAATTAGTTTTGGATGAAGAAGGTACGGCTCGACAGATTGCAGAATATCAGGTTTGGTCGCCTGTTTTGCAACCCGCACGGGAACGCTGGTTGGAGTTAGTGTTGGTGGTGGAAGAAACCCGTACAACAGTTGTTTGGGCACAAACCATTGCAGAATTCCAAAAGTTAATGGAGCAGCATGGGGCATTTCGCAACGTGTATACTTGGAGTCTACAAACGAAAACAGATGGAACACCCCAGCTTTTCCCAAAACAACAAAAAATCCGAAAAAAACAACGTTCTCGAAGTCCAAAAGAGTTATTGGATGCTACAGGTAGGCGATTGATATTGTTGATTAGTGATTGTATTTCACCTCTATGGTGGAAAGGGGAAATACACAAACTATTAAAGCTTTGGGGAGATCGCGTTCCAGTTGCGGTACTACAATTGTTGCCAGAGCAATTGTGGGAGCGAACAGTATTAGGATTGGGAACCTCCGTGCAACTAAGCGCTCTCACTCCTGGTGTCCTCAATTCACAACTGATTGTTAGTGGATTACCCATTTGGCAAGAAGAAAAACCAACAGTAGCTTTACAGTTTCCTGTAGTGACGCTAGAACCCGAACTCTTAACAGAGTGGGCGCGAGTCGTTGCTGGAGTTGGTAATATTCAGACATTAGGTGTTTTATTTGAGCCGAATTGGACTGAGTTCATACCAGAATCTCCATCTCCGAACTCCAAGCAAACATCAGATCCAGAACTATTAGTCAAACGATTCCATGCAACAGCGTCTCCTCTTGCAAGACAATTAGCAGGTTTAATGGCAGCTGCACCTGTCAGTTTGCCTGTAATCCATCTCATTCAGAAAGAACTTTTGCCAAAATCAAGGCAAATTCACTTGGCAGAGGTTTTTATGAGTGGACTGTTGCAACTAGTTCAAGAGCACTCACAGACTCAAGCAGATCGTTGGCAGTATAAATTTGTAGATGGAGTTCGGGAAAGTTTGCTTGGTTCTGTAAGAATTACCAAAATTGATGAGGTGTTGGAAGTTGTTTCTCAATATATAGCTAGTAAGACAGGATTACAAATCAAGAGTTTTGCAGCATTATTGGTTCCTAACCCTGAGTGGGATACTCACACGCAAGAAGAAATTATTCCCTTTGCTCAAGTTACCAAGCAGGTATTGCGTCAACTAGGTGAAGACTATGCTGCTTTAGTAGAACAATTAGAACAAAAATCGCAAGTTATCCCCAAATTTACAGAAATATCTGATAACCTTCCTAAGTTATTAACCTTTGAATTTGAGGTAGCAACTATCTCCATTGAGGATGAGACAGATAATTCTTTAGGTATCAACCTGCAACCTTTTGAATTTGAAGTAGCTACCATCGAACTGAAAAAAACAGGTTTGTTCCGGCGAAAAACAGAGTTGATAGTTAAACGGAGCCGGAAACAAGCTTGGGGCTTTATCGAAGATTTGGGGGATGGAGTGCAGCTAGAGATGGTAGCTATTCCTGAAGGTAACTTTTTGATGGGTTCGCCAAAAGATGAATTGGAGCGAAGAAGTAGTGAAGGACCTCAACATAAGGTGACAATTAAACCTTTTTTCTTAGGCAAATACCCAGTTACCCAAGCACAGTGGAAGGCTGTTGTGTCCCTTCCTCAAGTTAACCGCGAACTCAAACCCGATCCATCTTATTTTAAAGGTGACAATCGACCTGTGGAAAAAGTTTCATGGTATGATTGTGTAGAGTTCTGCGATCGCCTTTCCCGATACACTAACAAAACCTACCGTCTGCCTAGCGAAGCTGAGTGGGAGTATGCTTGTCGAGCAGGTACTACAACTCCGTTTCATTTCGGTGAAACGATTACCTCTGATTTAGCTAACTATAATGCCAACTCTACTTATGGTTCGGGTGTTAAAGGTGTTTATCGTGAAGAGAACAAACCTGTTGGAAGTACACCTGTCGGAAGCTTTAACGTAGCTAATGCTTTTGGAATATACGATATGCATGGGCAAGTGTGGGAATGGTGTGAAGACCATTGGCATGAGAATTATCATGGAGCACCTACAAATGCTGAAGCGTGGATAAATCGACTAGAAGATAATGAGAATCATTTAAGAATCCTGCGCGGTGGTTCGTGGTACATCAGCCCCGAACTCTGTCGTTCTGCGTGTCGCAGTTCCGTCAATCCGAAGAACAACACCGACCATATCAGTTTTCGAGTTGTGTGCGTTGTGTTGCCGATAACTCATAGCCGCCATTGA
- a CDS encoding 2'-5' RNA ligase family protein: protein MKLYFIALLPPQEIQDYANQIKQYFADKYASSHAQKSPPHITLQPPFEWEDTDIPLLEEHLKTFALRQNSIPITLSGYAAFVPRVIYIDVVRSPELLTVHQNFMSYLETHLGITDKVGQTRPFVPHMTVAFKDLTRQNFQAAWSEFEKRQLHFEFTASVLTLLAHDGNRWNIKSEFPFVASTTEQQLNF from the coding sequence ATGAAACTATATTTTATAGCTCTTCTCCCACCCCAAGAAATCCAAGACTACGCTAACCAAATCAAGCAGTATTTTGCTGACAAGTATGCTAGCAGCCATGCTCAAAAATCTCCACCGCACATTACCCTGCAACCACCTTTTGAATGGGAAGATACTGATATCCCTTTACTGGAGGAACATTTGAAAACTTTTGCTCTTCGTCAAAATTCAATACCGATTACCCTTAGCGGTTATGCAGCCTTTGTACCTCGTGTCATTTATATTGACGTTGTCAGAAGTCCTGAATTGCTTACTGTACATCAAAATTTCATGTCATATCTGGAAACTCACTTGGGAATTACAGACAAAGTTGGCCAAACACGTCCTTTTGTTCCTCACATGACAGTTGCTTTTAAGGATTTAACCAGACAAAACTTTCAAGCTGCATGGTCAGAATTTGAAAAGCGTCAGTTACATTTTGAATTTACGGCTTCGGTTTTAACATTGCTAGCTCATGATGGCAATCGGTGGAATATTAAAAGTGAATTTCCTTTTGTAGCTTCTACAACCGAACAACAGCTTAACTTTTAA
- a CDS encoding phasin family protein — protein sequence MPGFGDIVKKAFYLGVGLASYAGEKAGGTLSELRSQVQKLADEMVARGEMTTDEARRFVEDMMKQAQQTPTSGSTSDPKPQSEPRRIEILEEDEEPTAKATPPTENVDKLRDQVRQMQEELRKLQRDK from the coding sequence ATGCCCGGTTTTGGCGATATTGTTAAAAAAGCTTTTTATCTCGGTGTAGGCTTGGCTTCTTATGCGGGAGAGAAAGCAGGCGGTACACTATCAGAATTGCGATCGCAAGTCCAAAAACTGGCAGACGAAATGGTTGCGCGGGGTGAAATGACGACAGATGAAGCCCGTCGCTTCGTTGAAGATATGATGAAGCAAGCGCAACAAACACCGACATCTGGTTCGACAAGCGATCCAAAGCCTCAGTCGGAACCACGTCGCATAGAAATTTTGGAAGAAGACGAAGAGCCAACAGCGAAAGCGACTCCTCCTACAGAGAATGTAGATAAACTGCGCGATCAAGTCAGGCAAATGCAAGAAGAATTGCGTAAGTTGCAACGAGATAAGTAA